One Myxocyprinus asiaticus isolate MX2 ecotype Aquarium Trade chromosome 20, UBuf_Myxa_2, whole genome shotgun sequence genomic region harbors:
- the ctbp2a gene encoding C-terminal-binding protein 2a isoform X5 — MALIDKHKVKRQRLDRICEGIRPQIMNGPMHPRPLVALLDGRDCTVEMPILKDLATVAFCDAQSTQEIHEKVLNEAVGAMMYHTITLTREDLEKFKALRIIIRIGSGYDNIDIKAAGDMGIAVCNIPSAAVEETADSTLCHILNLYRRNTWLYQAMREGTRVQSVEQIREVASGAARIRGETLGLIGFGRSGQAVAVRAKAFGFNVIFYDPYLQDGLERSLGVQRVYTLQDLLYQSDCVSLHCNLNEHNHHLINDFTIKQMRQGAFLVNTARGGLVDEKALAQALKEGRIRGAALDVHESEPFSFTQGPLKDAPNLICTPHTAWYSEQASLEMREAAATEIRRAITGRIPDSLRNCVNKEFFVTTAPWGVTEQQVHPELNGGAYRMAQPLPAVSPGGLQDKMYT, encoded by the exons GTATAAGGCCGCAGATTATGAACGGTCCGATGCATCCTCGGCCACTGGTCGCTCTGTTGGACGGGAGGGACTGCACCGTTGAGATGCCCATCCTGAAGGATTTGGCCACTGTGGCTTTCTGTGATGCACAGTCAACACAAGAAATCCATGAGAAG gtgtTGAACGAGGCAGTGGGGGCAATGATGTACCACACCATCACTCTGACCAGAGAAGATCTGGAGAAATTTAAAGCGCTCAGAATCATAATCCGCATTGGCAGTGGATATGACAACATCGACATCAAAGCAGCTGGAGATATGG GCATTGCAGTGTGTAATATTCCATCAGCTGCGGTGGAGGAGACGGCAGACTCGACGCTGTGCCACATCCTGAATCTGTACAGGAGGAACACATGGCTGTATCAGGCCATGCGTGAGGGCACACGAGTGCAGAGCGTGGAGCAGATCAGAGAGGTGGCGTCAGGAGCCGCCCGCATCAGAGGGGAGACACTAGGACTGATTGGCTTTG GTCGATCGGGTCAGGCAGTGGCTGTACGAGCGAAAGCATTTGGATTCAACGTGATCTTTTATGATCCATACCTGCAAGATGGTTTAGAGCGATCGCTGGGTGTCCAGAGAGTTTATACCTTACAGGACCTTCTTTACCAGAGTGACTGTGTGTCTCTCCACTGTAACCTGAACGAACACAATCACCACCTCATTAATGACTTTACCATCAAACAG ATGCGTCAGGGAGCATTTCTAGTGAACACAGCCCGAGGAGGTCTGGTTGATGAGAAAGCCTTGGCTCAGGCACTGAAAGAGGGGAGGATACGGGGGGCCGCCCTGGACGTTCATGAGTCTGAACCTTTTAG TTTTACTCAGGGTCCTTTGAAGGATGCACCCAATCTGATCTGCACCCCACACACGGCGTGGTACAGTGAACAGGCGTCGCTTGAGATGAGGGAGGCAGCTGCCACTGAAATCCGCAGGGCCATTACCG GTCGTATTCCAGACAGTCTCAGAAATTGTGTCAACAAAGAGTTTTTTGTTACCACGGCGCCGTGGGGGGTGACGGAGCAGCAGGTACATCCAGAGCTCAATGGCGGAGCCTACAG
- the ctbp2a gene encoding C-terminal-binding protein 2a isoform X4, with protein sequence MALIDKHKVKRQRLDRICEGIRPQIMNGPMHPRPLVALLDGRDCTVEMPILKDLATVAFCDAQSTQEIHEKVLNEAVGAMMYHTITLTREDLEKFKALRIIIRIGSGYDNIDIKAAGDMGIAVCNIPSAAVEETADSTLCHILNLYRRNTWLYQAMREGTRVQSVEQIREVASGAARIRGETLGLIGFGRSGQAVAVRAKAFGFNVIFYDPYLQDGLERSLGVQRVYTLQDLLYQSDCVSLHCNLNEHNHHLINDFTIKQMRQGAFLVNTARGGLVDEKALAQALKEGRIRGAALDVHESEPFSFTQGPLKDAPNLICTPHTAWYSEQASLEMREAAATEIRRAITGRIPDSLRNCVNKEFFVTTAPWGVTEQQVHPELNGGAYSRMAQPLPAVSPGGLQDKMYT encoded by the exons GTATAAGGCCGCAGATTATGAACGGTCCGATGCATCCTCGGCCACTGGTCGCTCTGTTGGACGGGAGGGACTGCACCGTTGAGATGCCCATCCTGAAGGATTTGGCCACTGTGGCTTTCTGTGATGCACAGTCAACACAAGAAATCCATGAGAAG gtgtTGAACGAGGCAGTGGGGGCAATGATGTACCACACCATCACTCTGACCAGAGAAGATCTGGAGAAATTTAAAGCGCTCAGAATCATAATCCGCATTGGCAGTGGATATGACAACATCGACATCAAAGCAGCTGGAGATATGG GCATTGCAGTGTGTAATATTCCATCAGCTGCGGTGGAGGAGACGGCAGACTCGACGCTGTGCCACATCCTGAATCTGTACAGGAGGAACACATGGCTGTATCAGGCCATGCGTGAGGGCACACGAGTGCAGAGCGTGGAGCAGATCAGAGAGGTGGCGTCAGGAGCCGCCCGCATCAGAGGGGAGACACTAGGACTGATTGGCTTTG GTCGATCGGGTCAGGCAGTGGCTGTACGAGCGAAAGCATTTGGATTCAACGTGATCTTTTATGATCCATACCTGCAAGATGGTTTAGAGCGATCGCTGGGTGTCCAGAGAGTTTATACCTTACAGGACCTTCTTTACCAGAGTGACTGTGTGTCTCTCCACTGTAACCTGAACGAACACAATCACCACCTCATTAATGACTTTACCATCAAACAG ATGCGTCAGGGAGCATTTCTAGTGAACACAGCCCGAGGAGGTCTGGTTGATGAGAAAGCCTTGGCTCAGGCACTGAAAGAGGGGAGGATACGGGGGGCCGCCCTGGACGTTCATGAGTCTGAACCTTTTAG TTTTACTCAGGGTCCTTTGAAGGATGCACCCAATCTGATCTGCACCCCACACACGGCGTGGTACAGTGAACAGGCGTCGCTTGAGATGAGGGAGGCAGCTGCCACTGAAATCCGCAGGGCCATTACCG GTCGTATTCCAGACAGTCTCAGAAATTGTGTCAACAAAGAGTTTTTTGTTACCACGGCGCCGTGGGGGGTGACGGAGCAGCAGGTACATCCAGAGCTCAATGGCGGAGCCTACAG